One part of the Arcanobacterium phocisimile genome encodes these proteins:
- a CDS encoding AAA family ATPase, whose amino-acid sequence MLFRRLVIDGVGPFGSHYEIDLDSLTASGLFLLEGPTGSGKSSLIDAIVFALYGRTAGDESDYSRIRSTHADPAKPSTVELVFTVSGGTYYVRRSPRWDKPKRDGGTTTVSEKATLIRLSETAIEQAQWDKGEPLASGARDVGTELSKILPLTRAQFVQTVVLPQGQFADFLRLKSEDRSTLLETLFNTGVYRQFATALHQRAVTASKKIDKRRQAVTEATASWLGNPAVAEWDEKVRQLLDELVDPEQHQLIETLSDVSDTLDERQTHSATELQRLTKLADEARAKLSAEQALAGALEKRASLLTQQQDLFEQTEQIEAGRELVKRHFASVVPLERQRTVVDTDKELAKRRKSLDTTLSRIDEGIAVYESSQSPSLDTLLVEQTVDALETKVEEVDERVTDLQQLHTLEKGNVAREKEINKLGKQLARYQTELEETHARREELPQKINQTQHDLDQAQLLANTLPEVQRKLDDVNEKAQILTQAQAASAQLSQAEGTHKELVAAFASQNATYSEINARWVASQAAILSAELASDSPCPVCGSLEHPAPAQPQEEHVTKADVERAHEELEAVRSKLERSSASLATTRSTYEHLQEQLGEDTEETLAAQRTSLEEQQSQARSAQGQVEKLDALLAELRGEHENISVALSRLETEHHNLTATVKKEQEQLDKDSATVAKERGEATSISELIEEHKQDRKDLTATLHALSAYEQAHENLGTARQHLADALSEAAMSEEEAQEAFLGKDELAQQQAAISRFEANWAHVHGQLQEPEIAKLTGEETTAVEQRSEEYAAVQERQEECAQQAAIIRESARTAHRLYTAVDAAFRAWEKEVEDSGPLARLDQLAQAGKASHTSVSLPVWVLMKRFEMVIEHANDYLARFSHGRYELVRPDEAEKERKTGLGLSIIDYDARGEGASEIRSTRSLSGGETFYTSLSLALGLTEVVQEENGGIRIDTLMIDEGFGTLSGEVLDEVMTTLTELARDGRKVGLISHVDELKSRISNQVRITQKKGAGSTITVIS is encoded by the coding sequence ATGTTATTTCGTCGCCTTGTTATTGATGGAGTGGGCCCGTTTGGTTCCCACTATGAAATCGATCTAGATTCTCTGACTGCTAGCGGTCTCTTCCTTCTCGAAGGGCCTACGGGTTCTGGAAAATCGTCACTTATTGACGCAATCGTCTTTGCACTCTACGGCAGAACCGCCGGGGACGAATCAGATTACAGTCGCATCCGTTCCACCCATGCAGATCCTGCAAAGCCATCCACAGTTGAACTCGTTTTCACCGTCAGTGGTGGCACCTACTATGTACGGCGGTCGCCGCGATGGGATAAACCTAAGCGTGACGGCGGCACCACCACTGTTTCAGAAAAAGCTACCCTGATTCGCCTGTCAGAAACCGCTATTGAACAAGCCCAGTGGGACAAGGGCGAACCGCTGGCTTCTGGCGCACGCGATGTAGGCACTGAGTTGAGTAAGATTCTGCCACTCACTCGGGCACAATTCGTCCAAACAGTTGTACTCCCTCAAGGCCAGTTTGCTGATTTCTTACGATTGAAGTCAGAAGATCGTTCCACCCTGCTTGAAACGCTGTTCAACACCGGAGTGTATCGTCAGTTCGCTACCGCACTCCACCAGCGTGCAGTTACGGCGAGCAAAAAGATTGACAAACGCCGGCAAGCAGTTACTGAAGCGACCGCGAGCTGGTTAGGAAATCCGGCTGTGGCTGAGTGGGACGAAAAGGTCCGCCAGCTTCTTGACGAACTCGTCGATCCGGAACAACACCAACTTATCGAAACGCTCTCGGACGTATCGGATACGCTCGATGAGCGCCAAACTCATAGCGCCACCGAGCTTCAGCGACTCACGAAGCTCGCCGATGAGGCGCGCGCGAAACTCTCCGCGGAACAAGCTCTTGCGGGTGCTCTGGAAAAGCGCGCCAGCCTGCTTACTCAACAGCAAGATCTCTTCGAACAAACTGAGCAGATTGAAGCGGGTAGAGAACTGGTAAAACGCCACTTCGCTTCGGTTGTTCCGTTAGAGCGCCAGCGAACCGTCGTCGATACTGATAAGGAACTAGCGAAACGTCGCAAGTCGTTGGACACCACGCTTTCCCGAATCGATGAAGGCATCGCCGTCTACGAGTCGAGCCAATCCCCGAGCCTCGATACTCTCCTCGTCGAACAAACCGTTGATGCGCTCGAAACAAAAGTCGAAGAAGTTGACGAACGAGTGACCGACCTGCAACAGCTCCACACGCTCGAAAAAGGGAACGTAGCTCGCGAAAAAGAAATCAACAAACTGGGTAAGCAACTTGCGCGTTACCAAACAGAACTAGAAGAAACACATGCCCGGCGCGAGGAACTACCGCAAAAAATCAACCAGACTCAACACGATCTCGACCAAGCCCAACTACTGGCCAACACCCTGCCAGAAGTGCAGCGCAAACTCGACGATGTCAATGAAAAAGCACAGATTCTCACACAAGCCCAAGCAGCTTCCGCACAGTTATCACAAGCCGAAGGCACACACAAAGAGTTAGTGGCAGCTTTTGCGAGTCAAAATGCTACTTATAGTGAGATCAACGCCCGCTGGGTTGCCTCCCAGGCGGCCATCCTCTCCGCCGAGTTAGCTTCCGATAGCCCATGCCCGGTTTGTGGTTCACTCGAGCATCCAGCTCCAGCTCAACCGCAAGAAGAGCACGTCACTAAAGCCGACGTTGAGCGTGCCCACGAAGAACTAGAAGCTGTGCGAAGCAAGCTCGAACGTTCATCCGCATCGCTAGCTACCACACGCTCCACGTACGAGCATCTACAAGAACAACTCGGTGAGGATACCGAAGAGACTCTTGCAGCCCAGCGCACGTCACTTGAAGAGCAACAAAGCCAGGCCCGTAGCGCACAAGGCCAGGTGGAAAAGCTCGATGCTCTGTTAGCGGAGTTGCGCGGCGAACATGAAAACATTTCAGTGGCTTTGTCTCGCTTGGAAACCGAGCATCACAACCTCACAGCTACCGTGAAGAAAGAACAAGAACAGCTCGATAAAGATAGCGCAACCGTCGCCAAAGAACGCGGCGAGGCAACGAGTATCAGCGAGCTTATCGAAGAACACAAGCAGGATCGAAAAGATCTCACGGCTACCCTCCATGCGCTGTCTGCTTATGAACAAGCCCACGAAAACTTGGGCACTGCACGCCAGCACCTGGCTGATGCGCTGAGCGAAGCAGCAATGAGTGAAGAAGAAGCACAAGAAGCATTTCTTGGTAAGGACGAGTTAGCACAACAGCAAGCCGCTATCTCGCGCTTCGAAGCGAACTGGGCACACGTCCACGGGCAGCTACAAGAACCCGAAATTGCGAAACTCACCGGCGAAGAAACGACTGCGGTGGAACAACGCAGTGAAGAATACGCCGCTGTCCAAGAACGCCAAGAAGAATGCGCCCAACAGGCCGCCATTATTCGCGAAAGCGCACGTACCGCACATCGTCTCTACACAGCGGTCGACGCCGCTTTTCGAGCGTGGGAAAAAGAAGTGGAGGATTCCGGCCCGCTCGCCCGTCTCGATCAACTAGCTCAGGCTGGCAAAGCTTCACACACCAGTGTCAGTTTGCCAGTGTGGGTGTTGATGAAGCGTTTCGAAATGGTGATCGAACATGCCAACGATTATCTGGCACGTTTTTCTCACGGACGCTATGAGCTGGTTCGTCCCGATGAAGCAGAAAAGGAACGCAAGACCGGGCTCGGGCTGTCGATTATTGACTATGACGCACGCGGCGAAGGCGCCAGCGAAATCCGGTCTACTCGCAGTCTCTCCGGCGGTGAAACATTTTACACATCGCTCTCACTCGCACTCGGCCTGACCGAAGTCGTTCAAGAAGAAAACGGTGGAATCCGCATCGACACTCTCATGATCGATGAAGGCTTTGGCACACTGTCTGGAGAAGTGCTCGACGAAGTCATGACCACACTAACTGAACTCGCCCGCGATGGGCGCAAAGTTGGGTTGATCTCCCACGTCGACGAACTGAAATCCCGTATCTCCAATCAAGTACGCATCACGCAAAAGAAAGGCGCCGGTTCCACCATCACCGTTATCAGTTAA
- a CDS encoding exonuclease SbcCD subunit D, giving the protein MRFLHTSDWHFGRTLHGTDLHEAYELWSDHVVEVAHTRDLDAVLISGDIFDRGIPPVAMVQLLSRTLEQLAEHTMVILTAGNHDAPTRLGFTAGLLQERVVIATDPLKIGTPIEVRRGEKPVGYVYALPYLEPDIERVRLAPDPESPLARSHEAVVQAAMDRVRESIDGTTGDHPIDNSLPTIVMAHEFVVGGEPSESERDLHIGGVDSVPSGVFDICVNGKSVIDYVALGHLHGPQQVHEKPLMRYAGSPLPFSFSEEHHKKSSVLVSIEQAGDAPEIELIPAPIYRPLATLRGTFDELMSSEYARYRDHFLRIFVTDIDRPERMLARLRQNFPYVLEAHHDIPRQDMPVQEVSLAKVNPVEVLSEFFATAGGRELNPEELALMTAQWEQLGKEEK; this is encoded by the coding sequence ATGAGGTTTTTACATACGTCAGATTGGCATTTTGGTCGCACGCTTCACGGTACAGATCTGCATGAAGCATATGAGTTGTGGTCAGATCATGTGGTGGAGGTAGCCCACACACGTGATCTTGATGCCGTGCTTATTTCTGGCGATATTTTCGATCGCGGGATTCCGCCAGTGGCGATGGTTCAGTTGCTATCGCGCACGTTGGAGCAGCTAGCCGAACATACGATGGTTATTCTCACTGCAGGTAACCACGATGCTCCTACGCGGCTAGGATTCACTGCCGGGTTGTTGCAAGAACGCGTCGTTATCGCCACCGATCCACTCAAAATTGGCACGCCGATCGAGGTACGTCGTGGTGAAAAGCCGGTGGGGTACGTGTATGCGCTGCCGTATTTGGAACCTGATATTGAGCGCGTGCGCTTGGCTCCAGATCCCGAATCTCCGTTGGCTCGCAGTCACGAAGCAGTGGTCCAAGCAGCCATGGATCGAGTACGCGAAAGTATTGATGGTACTACCGGCGATCATCCGATCGATAATTCCCTCCCCACGATCGTGATGGCACATGAATTTGTTGTTGGTGGCGAACCGTCAGAATCAGAGCGCGATCTGCATATTGGTGGTGTTGATAGCGTACCAAGTGGCGTATTTGATATTTGTGTCAATGGTAAAAGCGTTATTGATTACGTGGCGTTGGGCCATCTACATGGCCCACAACAGGTACATGAAAAACCCCTCATGCGGTATGCCGGCTCTCCCCTGCCGTTCTCATTTTCCGAAGAGCATCATAAGAAATCCTCAGTTCTTGTCTCTATCGAGCAGGCTGGAGATGCTCCAGAAATTGAGCTCATTCCAGCACCGATTTATCGCCCGCTAGCTACCTTGCGCGGAACGTTCGATGAGCTGATGTCCAGCGAGTATGCACGCTATCGCGACCATTTTCTGCGCATTTTCGTTACCGATATTGATCGTCCCGAGCGGATGCTGGCACGGCTACGCCAGAATTTCCCGTACGTACTTGAAGCTCATCACGATATTCCACGCCAGGATATGCCAGTACAGGAGGTCTCATTAGCAAAAGTAAACCCTGTCGAAGTTCTCTCGGAGTTCTTTGCCACCGCCGGTGGCCGCGAACTCAATCCAGAAGAACTTGCTCTGATGACCGCCCAGTGGGAGCAACTAGGGAAGGAAGAAAAGTAA
- a CDS encoding SIR2 family protein codes for MTQRRVMMLSGNGLSIADNADLRLDSLTSALREKFIGLSDDSRKDGESQELSEMNDVLSALAQDVFPGCDLNDFEQIVGAFGVEEGRMELLSAIAQVTDRNTEMGEHIARVQKFLKALQKVATAHILETIDERHRSTNNEVSAFISGVIEEFEQRSFINLNYDNRLMWRLLGLCKSKGIELQDLATQAGNLKARGTFDLCLGLLDKKSKIEKKAIQYFSLVDSSEDDYAVRIKAIREAKTSLVHLHGSLGFFKTEDTDGVTHHIKVTVKDIRDNKLWERMRKRPNDFKLSPLVILSSQNLKRNLISQEPFKSAYLLFEHALADSDHWLIVGYSFRDEEVNKRFKQEILRRKSLSEQDDDSSKHMPTVLIVTYGDELEEEVVRCELGADVNDDLELLFERDGVGKTLKGDAWKSFVQSAG; via the coding sequence ATGACTCAACGACGAGTAATGATGTTGTCTGGAAATGGACTGTCAATAGCTGATAACGCAGATTTACGTTTAGACAGTCTGACGAGTGCGTTAAGAGAAAAATTTATTGGTCTATCCGATGATAGTCGTAAAGATGGAGAATCTCAAGAGCTCTCGGAAATGAATGATGTCTTGTCGGCTTTGGCTCAAGATGTTTTTCCTGGTTGCGACTTAAACGATTTTGAGCAAATTGTTGGAGCGTTCGGAGTTGAAGAAGGGCGTATGGAACTGCTTAGCGCCATAGCCCAAGTCACTGATAGAAATACTGAAATGGGTGAGCATATCGCCCGAGTTCAAAAATTTCTCAAGGCGCTTCAAAAGGTAGCAACTGCGCATATTTTAGAAACTATCGATGAACGCCATCGGTCTACGAACAACGAAGTTTCTGCCTTTATATCAGGAGTTATAGAAGAATTCGAGCAACGTTCCTTCATCAATCTCAACTACGATAATCGACTTATGTGGAGGTTGCTAGGGTTGTGTAAAAGTAAGGGAATCGAGTTGCAAGATTTAGCGACACAAGCTGGTAACCTTAAGGCTCGCGGAACATTCGACTTATGTCTGGGGTTGCTTGATAAGAAGTCTAAAATCGAAAAGAAAGCAATTCAGTATTTCTCTCTTGTGGATTCTTCAGAGGATGATTATGCGGTGCGGATAAAAGCGATCAGGGAAGCTAAAACTTCACTGGTTCACCTGCATGGTTCACTAGGTTTTTTCAAGACAGAAGATACGGATGGGGTGACCCATCATATAAAGGTTACAGTTAAAGATATTCGCGACAACAAGCTGTGGGAACGTATGAGGAAACGTCCCAATGATTTTAAGCTATCTCCGTTGGTTATTCTGTCTTCACAAAACCTTAAGCGCAATCTTATTAGTCAAGAACCATTTAAAAGCGCATACTTGCTGTTTGAGCATGCGCTTGCCGATTCGGATCATTGGCTGATTGTTGGCTATTCTTTCCGAGATGAAGAAGTGAATAAGCGGTTCAAGCAAGAAATCTTGAGGAGGAAGAGTCTCAGTGAGCAGGATGATGATTCTTCAAAACATATGCCGACTGTTCTGATCGTAACCTATGGGGATGAGCTCGAAGAGGAGGTTGTGCGTTGTGAGCTCGGAGCTGACGTTAATGATGATCTAGAGCTCTTATTCGAGCGGGATGGTGTTGGGAAAACATTAAAGGGAGATGCTTGGAAGTCTTTCGTGCAGAGCGCTGGGTAG
- the rsgA gene encoding ribosome small subunit-dependent GTPase A: protein MSRRDIGTDDYRVKVRPGKPSRPRTKIRPDYSQAPRGRVYRVDRGRYHVRMIDSGTDVIAVKARELGRRGIVVGDVCAMVGDLSGRKDTLARIAEVDERSTVLRRVGEEGEAAGNERIIVANADQLVIVAALAQPEPRTGMIDRCVVAAYDAGMDVILALTKSDLAPADELRSIYEPMGLDIVVTSVVDPAEAEAEASSEPGAGSESEPTDGLAELRDKLTGRVSVLVGHSGVGKSTLINALIPQATRETGHVNGVTGRGRHTSTSAMAFDYLGNGTVIDTPGVRTFGLAHVTPDGLLRGFPDLDDIAENCPRGCTHEDGVIECALDDPQFVEPGSMAATRVESFRRLLASRGKPEW, encoded by the coding sequence TTGAGCAGACGCGATATTGGTACCGATGATTACCGGGTGAAAGTACGTCCGGGAAAGCCCTCGCGCCCACGCACCAAGATTCGTCCCGACTATTCGCAGGCGCCTCGCGGGCGCGTCTACCGGGTTGATCGCGGCCGCTACCATGTGCGCATGATCGACAGCGGTACTGACGTTATCGCTGTCAAGGCTCGCGAATTAGGCCGGCGCGGTATCGTCGTTGGTGATGTGTGCGCAATGGTTGGCGATCTTTCCGGGCGCAAAGATACCCTGGCACGCATCGCGGAAGTCGATGAACGTTCAACAGTTTTGCGGCGGGTTGGTGAAGAAGGCGAAGCAGCAGGAAACGAGCGTATTATTGTTGCCAATGCTGACCAGCTCGTCATTGTGGCTGCGTTAGCTCAGCCAGAACCACGTACCGGCATGATTGATCGTTGTGTTGTTGCTGCTTACGACGCCGGAATGGACGTTATTTTGGCGTTGACGAAATCCGATTTGGCTCCCGCGGATGAGTTGCGTTCGATTTATGAGCCAATGGGGTTAGACATCGTGGTTACCAGCGTGGTTGATCCGGCTGAAGCCGAAGCTGAGGCCAGTAGCGAGCCTGGAGCTGGTAGCGAGTCGGAACCTACCGATGGTTTGGCGGAGTTGCGCGACAAACTCACCGGTCGCGTCTCGGTTCTCGTTGGACATTCAGGCGTTGGAAAATCGACGCTGATTAACGCACTGATTCCACAAGCAACTCGAGAAACCGGGCACGTCAATGGAGTTACTGGTCGCGGCCGGCACACCTCGACGTCGGCAATGGCCTTCGACTATCTCGGTAACGGCACGGTGATCGACACTCCTGGTGTGCGGACGTTCGGCTTGGCACACGTTACCCCGGACGGGCTTTTGCGCGGCTTCCCTGACCTGGACGACATCGCTGAAAACTGCCCGCGTGGTTGCACCCACGAAGATGGTGTAATCGAGTGTGCGCTCGACGATCCACAATTCGTGGAACCTGGATCAATGGCAGCTACACGAGTAGAATCCTTTAGGCGTTTGCTTGCCTCGCGGGGCAAGCCGGAGTGGTGA
- the aroA gene encoding 3-phosphoshikimate 1-carboxyvinyltransferase: MSTRAEHSWWQAPTVPAGQYMFGRIALPGSKSLTARWMLLAATGHEPVELCGALESDDTRAMADALSAFGATISWAGERCRISPIPRDSSGQIQIPGNLTINAHQAGTVMRFVLPLAAMADGDIVIDCAPNARHRPIAGLVAAVRDLGVEISWENSANPRFPLTMHGRGPLDGGRITLDTRASSQFLSALLLAAPLMSHGLDVSLSHSTIPSTPHIGMTIAALQQAGHTVVVNKNSWQVDPGKPPTPSRLEKTRRIAIEPDLSNAGPFLAAAMVTGTTITIDNWPQHSTQPGRAYLDLLRMAGGQLEVVTTPAGNELVCRGPHEIQPLDVDMSDVGELVPTIAAICAFASGQSTLRNIGHLRGHETDRLAALTATLTRVGVQAHATSDALVIDANPRALHAADLDSYADHRMATCGAILGLRIAGVRVGNMNATTKTFPHFIHMWESMITRTDEKG, translated from the coding sequence ATGAGTACTCGCGCCGAACACTCATGGTGGCAGGCGCCAACAGTTCCGGCTGGGCAATACATGTTCGGCCGGATCGCACTGCCAGGATCAAAATCCTTAACAGCCCGCTGGATGCTTCTAGCTGCCACCGGCCACGAACCTGTAGAACTCTGCGGCGCCCTCGAATCGGACGATACCCGGGCGATGGCAGATGCTTTATCTGCATTCGGCGCGACCATTTCGTGGGCTGGCGAGAGATGCCGGATCTCCCCAATACCGCGGGATTCATCCGGGCAGATACAAATACCCGGCAACCTCACGATCAACGCACATCAAGCCGGCACAGTCATGCGCTTTGTGTTGCCTTTAGCCGCAATGGCTGACGGCGATATCGTCATTGACTGTGCGCCGAACGCCCGCCACCGGCCCATCGCCGGACTCGTAGCGGCCGTGCGCGATCTGGGCGTAGAAATATCGTGGGAAAATTCAGCAAATCCGCGTTTCCCACTCACTATGCATGGCCGAGGGCCACTCGACGGCGGACGCATAACCCTTGACACCCGAGCCTCGTCACAGTTCCTCTCGGCACTGTTGCTCGCTGCTCCTCTAATGTCACACGGTTTAGACGTCAGTCTTAGTCACAGCACTATCCCGTCTACCCCACACATCGGCATGACAATCGCCGCATTGCAACAAGCTGGCCACACCGTCGTCGTCAATAAAAACTCTTGGCAGGTGGACCCTGGTAAACCGCCAACGCCGAGCAGGCTTGAGAAAACACGCCGCATTGCAATTGAACCAGACCTGTCCAATGCGGGACCGTTCCTCGCCGCCGCGATGGTCACCGGAACAACCATCACTATCGACAACTGGCCACAACACTCCACGCAACCCGGTCGCGCCTATCTTGACCTATTACGGATGGCCGGCGGGCAACTCGAGGTCGTCACCACACCCGCCGGAAACGAACTCGTTTGCCGCGGCCCGCACGAGATTCAGCCACTCGACGTCGATATGAGCGACGTCGGCGAACTCGTCCCCACCATCGCAGCTATCTGCGCCTTCGCATCCGGGCAAAGCACCCTGCGAAATATTGGGCACCTGCGTGGGCACGAAACCGACCGCCTTGCAGCGCTCACCGCCACGCTCACCCGCGTCGGCGTCCAGGCACACGCTACGAGCGATGCGCTCGTTATTGATGCCAACCCGCGTGCGCTCCACGCAGCCGACCTCGACTCCTACGCCGATCACCGCATGGCAACCTGTGGTGCAATCCTAGGGCTGCGTATTGCCGGGGTGCGGGTTGGTAATATGAATGCGACAACGAAAACTTTCCCGCATTTTATACACATGTGGGAATCGATGATCACACGAACGGATGAAAAAGGTTGA
- a CDS encoding DoxX family protein, whose translation MTILNKLARPLLATPFILSGIDAVTKPQGHREPARKLWALAQKAGLDKKLGISEPTDTALDLVTRASGAVVTLAGLQLARSRTPRSAALLLGVTQIPLALANNPVWEKKPMAARKKDISGLLSAAGLIGGALIASTDRSGKPSVGWRAARLSERAAESASQRFEQIAPTRS comes from the coding sequence ATGACTATTTTGAACAAACTTGCTCGTCCCTTGCTCGCAACCCCATTTATCCTCTCCGGCATTGATGCTGTAACGAAACCACAAGGCCATCGTGAACCTGCTCGTAAACTCTGGGCATTGGCACAAAAAGCTGGATTAGATAAAAAACTAGGAATTTCTGAACCTACGGATACCGCTCTCGATCTTGTAACGCGCGCATCGGGCGCAGTCGTAACGCTTGCTGGCTTGCAGCTAGCTCGTTCGCGCACCCCACGTTCTGCTGCGCTTCTCTTGGGCGTTACCCAGATTCCGCTTGCTTTGGCCAACAATCCCGTATGGGAAAAGAAGCCGATGGCTGCTCGGAAGAAGGATATCTCTGGGTTGCTCTCTGCAGCTGGACTCATCGGTGGCGCCCTTATCGCTTCTACTGATCGCTCCGGCAAACCGTCAGTTGGTTGGCGCGCAGCACGGTTGAGTGAACGAGCTGCTGAGAGCGCGTCTCAGCGTTTTGAACAGATAGCTCCGACACGTTCCTAA
- a CDS encoding FadR/GntR family transcriptional regulator, with protein MLSDKSLQAILKKYTTSSAPERSMIGTVMRSTATMDAIKGYILNHDLKPGDALPTEAELCADLGVSRSSVREALRQLAALDIVTVQQGRGSFVGSLSLEPMVQTLILRNALDQSSGKASLRQVVITRKVLDLGIAEEVVHEFKGTQNPELHALVDTMIERASAGCTYLDEDIAFHEALTKFTGDSLISQLISAMWLVHQAFIPGLGTPASDELLATAQAHRDILLAAEAGDIEAYKKAIDAHYGPLAKIIDM; from the coding sequence ATGTTGTCTGACAAGTCATTGCAAGCGATCCTGAAGAAATATACAACTTCATCGGCACCTGAACGTTCCATGATTGGCACGGTCATGCGCTCTACCGCCACAATGGACGCAATTAAAGGCTATATCCTTAACCATGATCTCAAGCCAGGTGATGCTCTACCAACGGAGGCAGAGCTCTGCGCAGATCTCGGAGTCTCGCGTTCATCAGTGCGTGAAGCACTTCGTCAACTGGCTGCTCTCGATATCGTCACTGTTCAGCAAGGCCGCGGATCCTTCGTCGGATCGCTGTCACTTGAACCTATGGTCCAAACACTCATTTTGCGTAACGCTCTTGACCAGTCCTCCGGAAAAGCTAGTCTGCGCCAAGTGGTGATCACCCGCAAGGTTCTCGATCTTGGCATCGCTGAAGAGGTCGTTCATGAATTCAAGGGTACTCAAAACCCTGAACTACACGCCTTAGTTGATACGATGATTGAACGTGCGAGCGCAGGGTGTACCTATCTTGATGAAGATATCGCCTTCCATGAAGCGCTAACGAAATTTACTGGAGATTCCCTCATCTCCCAGCTTATTAGCGCAATGTGGCTGGTACATCAAGCATTCATCCCTGGACTGGGAACTCCTGCTTCGGATGAACTGCTCGCCACTGCGCAGGCGCATCGAGATATCCTTTTAGCTGCCGAGGCCGGAGATATTGAAGCTTACAAGAAGGCTATCGATGCTCACTACGGACCGTTGGCAAAGATTATCGATATGTGA
- a CDS encoding ROK family protein, whose amino-acid sequence MVLLSLDIGGTKVGWAIVSGGIGELSISERGSIPTQAFDGGARVAERICELAAELVERVDVDGIAVASAGVVDPQTGAIVSATGTMPGWGGTALGDLLREATTKPVWAINDVHAHGLGEAVLGAGRGFRSVLTCAVGTGIGGAHITNGRIVFGDHNLAGHFGHIHHHFAADQPCSCGRTGHIEAICSGSGITTWFNSRSTDAKVNNGRELQDLAESGHELAATTFAQSAYALGEVLGSLANSIDPSVVVLSGSMTRSGQTWWSEVRRGYRASAMDFVADLELRNGELGSDAPLFGAALYYYSRENN is encoded by the coding sequence GTGGTTCTACTTTCGCTAGACATTGGTGGTACCAAAGTCGGTTGGGCGATCGTTTCTGGAGGCATTGGCGAACTATCCATCTCAGAACGAGGCTCTATTCCTACTCAGGCGTTCGACGGCGGTGCCCGTGTTGCTGAACGTATCTGTGAGTTGGCAGCCGAACTGGTTGAACGAGTCGATGTCGATGGCATCGCCGTAGCCTCAGCAGGCGTCGTCGATCCACAAACCGGTGCTATTGTGTCAGCAACCGGAACAATGCCCGGGTGGGGCGGTACCGCACTAGGTGATCTTTTGCGTGAAGCAACCACAAAACCCGTCTGGGCCATCAACGATGTTCACGCGCACGGCCTAGGTGAAGCAGTTCTTGGCGCGGGCCGCGGTTTCCGTTCAGTTCTGACATGTGCCGTGGGGACAGGCATCGGTGGAGCCCATATTACTAACGGTCGGATTGTCTTCGGCGACCACAACCTTGCTGGCCATTTTGGTCATATTCACCACCACTTTGCAGCCGACCAACCCTGTTCATGCGGCCGAACCGGCCATATTGAGGCCATCTGCTCTGGCTCTGGTATCACTACTTGGTTCAATTCGCGTTCCACAGACGCCAAAGTCAACAACGGTCGGGAACTCCAAGATTTAGCTGAAAGCGGTCACGAACTCGCCGCTACCACCTTCGCCCAGTCTGCGTATGCACTGGGGGAAGTGCTCGGTTCGCTGGCAAACTCGATCGACCCCTCCGTCGTCGTCCTCTCTGGCTCAATGACTCGCTCTGGGCAAACCTGGTGGTCTGAAGTTCGCCGTGGGTATCGCGCAAGCGCTATGGATTTCGTTGCGGATCTTGAATTACGCAACGGTGAATTAGGATCTGACGCCCCATTATTCGGCGCCGCCCTCTATTACTATTCAAGGGAGAATAATTAA
- a CDS encoding N-acetylmannosamine-6-phosphate 2-epimerase — translation MNPLIESLRGTVVVSVQAYPGEPLRHPETMAQMARAAELGGTSAIRCQGLADISAIKGRVKIPVIGLWKEGDEGVYITPTLRHARACSMAGADIVAIDATGRPRPDGLTYAQTIAELKKDGILTMADCGSFEDAQRAVDAGTDIISTTLAGYTGDREKTDGPDFELLAQMVEAFPNMPVICEGRIHTPQHARQVLEAGAFAAVVGTAITHPTSITSWFINATK, via the coding sequence ATGAATCCGCTTATTGAATCGTTGCGCGGCACAGTCGTTGTGTCAGTGCAAGCCTATCCTGGGGAACCGTTACGCCACCCGGAGACGATGGCGCAGATGGCGCGGGCAGCCGAACTCGGCGGTACGTCAGCTATCCGTTGCCAGGGCCTTGCTGATATTTCGGCCATCAAAGGACGTGTGAAGATTCCGGTTATCGGTTTGTGGAAAGAGGGGGACGAAGGGGTCTACATCACCCCAACTTTGCGTCACGCTCGCGCCTGCTCGATGGCTGGCGCCGATATCGTTGCTATCGATGCTACTGGCCGCCCACGTCCAGACGGTTTAACTTATGCGCAAACCATTGCTGAGCTGAAAAAAGACGGCATTTTGACGATGGCCGACTGCGGATCGTTCGAGGATGCTCAACGTGCAGTAGATGCTGGTACTGACATTATTTCAACCACTCTCGCGGGATACACCGGAGATCGCGAGAAAACTGACGGACCAGATTTTGAATTGTTAGCCCAGATGGTCGAAGCTTTCCCCAACATGCCAGTGATCTGCGAGGGTCGAATCCACACCCCACAACACGCTCGTCAGGTCCTTGAAGCTGGCGCGTTTGCCGCCGTCGTCGGAACGGCAATCACGCACCCAACCTCGATCACCTCCTGGTTTATTAACGCAACAAAATAA